From the Labilithrix sp. genome, the window TGCACCTCGCCGTGCGACGAGGAGCTGCCGATCGGCGACACGTACCGCATCGCCGGCAACAACGTCGCGCAGTCGAAGGAGTTCAACCTCGGCGCGAGCGCCGGCGCCACGGTGACGATCGCGGTCGATCCGCCGTCGATGGGCGGCATCGTGATGGGTGGCCTCATCGCCGGCGGCGGCGTGCTCACGGGGTACGTGGGCCTCTTGCTCGCGGCCGTCTCGTTCGACGAGCGAGGCAAGGACAAGGACGCGCTCCTCACCGGCGGCCTCATCGCGATGGGCGTCGGCGCGGTCGCGACGGTGGGCGGCCTCATCCTCTGCCTCACGAGCGCCACGACCGACATCCACCAGACCACGACGGCCGGCCCGAAGGACGCGGCCCTCCGCGAGCCGACATGGCGCACGGCCGACCGCGCCGCCATGCCGGCCGCCCAGTTCCCGCTCCTGTTCTCTGGCTCGTTCTAACGCGAGCCGCAGAAGGGCGCGCAGGTGCCGGGCTCGCCGCTGTCGGCGTCGCAGCGGCCGGCGCATTCGCTCGAGACGAGGGCGCCGGTGCAGGCGCTGCCGGCGGGCTTGCGCGCCGCGCACTTCTGGGTCGCGTCGCAATGGAGGCCGCGGACGCAGTCGTCGTCCGTCGCGCAGGGGCCGCCTTCGGGGGCGGGGTCCTTCGCCGGCTTCGCGGCGACGCAGGTGCCCGAGGTCGGGTCGCACTCGGCGCCCGCGACGCAGCTCGGGTGATCGCCGAACGCGAGCACGCTCTCCTTCTCGATCGCCGCGCCGCCGCCGTCGACCTTCGCCGGGCCGCACGGCGCGCCGAGCGCGGGCGGCGCGACGCAGCGGCCCTCCGTCGATTCGCTGTATCCTACACACGTCAGGCCGTCGACGCACTCGTGGTCGCCGGCGCAGCTCGCGCCGTTCGGACCGGTCCCGACGAACGCCTCGCGGCACGCGGTGCCGGCCGGATCGGTGAACGTCGACGTGACGTTCGCGCACTCGTCGGCCCCGTAGGTCGCGGCGTACGCGGCGTAGCAGGCCTCGGCGCGATCGGCGCGGTAGAGGAGGCGGCCCGAGCCGCTCGAGAGCGCGAGGACGAGCCGGCACTGCGGCTCGACGAGGGAGGCGAGGCCGAAGGTGAGCTTGTAGTCGGTCGTCTCCTTGTCCGCCGCGGTGCAACACTGCTCCAAGGAGGAGAGGACGACGCCGAGCGTCTTCGCGCAGAAGTCGGTCACGTTCGCGGCGGTCGCCGTGACGGGGCCGGCGCCGCCGCTCGAGGTGCTCGACGACGTCGTGCCCGGCGCGGGCGCGGGCGCCGGATCGTCGTCGCACGCAGCGACCGCGATCACCGCGGCGACGACGAGCCCGAACGCGAGGAGACGTCCCATCTCCTCGAGGATACGCTCGACGGCGGACATGGTAGAGGCCGACGCGACGACGCTCATTCTCCATCCCTTCGAGCAATCGACGTGGTCCATCGCGCGGATCCTCTGCCCGACGAGCGACGTGACCGCGCTTCTGCAGGCCCTCTCGCCGGGCGGCGTGAGCTACTACCCGGATCAACCCGAGGACGGCCGAGCACGCAGCCTGCTCCTCCTCGATCGCCACTTCCCCGGTTGGATGGACGTGGTGCGGCGGTTCGCGAGCGATCCCGCGTCGCTCCATATCGTGCCGCACGAGAGCTACGACTTCTCGTGGAGGCTGCCGTCCGAGCCGATGCCGATCGGCGCGAACCTCCGGATCGCCTCGAGGTCGTGCGAAGCGCGCGGGCCGGATCTCATCCGCGTCGATCCGGGGCTCGCATTCGGCAACTTCAGGCATCCCACGACGAGCATGTGCGCGGCCGCCGTCATGGAAGTCGCTCGCCCGGGGTCATCGCTGCTCGACGTGGGATGTGGCACCGGGATCCTCTTCCTCATCGCTTCCCGCCTGGGCGTGAAGCGCCTGGCCGCCACGGACATCGCCCCCTACGCTCGCTACGTGGCGGCGCGAAACGCGGCGTTGAACGACGTACAGATCGCGATCACGCACGATCTCCCGGACGCGCGCTTCGACGTCGTCGTCGCCAACGTCTGGTCTCGGGCGTTTCACGCGCTCGGGGCTCCGATCTGCGCGAGGCTCGCGGACGGCGGCACCGCGATCGTCTCCGGCTTCGGGTCTCACGAGGCCGACGCCGTCGCCGCGTGTTTCCCGGAGCTCCGCTTCGAGAAACGCGAGCAATCCTCGTGGTGCGCGCTCGTCGGTGTTCGCGCCTAGGCGACGCGCGAGGCGAGTGCTACGAGGAGGGCATGCATCGCGCGCTCGTGCTCGTCGCCCTCGGACTCGTCGCCTGCAAGACCGGCCCCGCGCCGGAGCCGAAGCCGGAGCCCGCGCCGACGTCGAAGACGGAGACGAAGAGCGCGCCGGCGCCGACGGAGGGCGTCCTCCGCCTCGGCGCGGCGATCGAGGGCAACACGCAGAGCGTGGCGCTCGCAGACGTCGCGAAGAAGCCGGACGCGTACACGAACAAGACGTTCACGACGACGGGCACCGTCACCGCGGTGTGCCAGCACATGGGCTGCTGGATGGAGATCAAGGACGACGCGAGCCAGGCCCACATCAAGATGGCGGGCCACTCGTTCTTCGTCCCGAAGACCGCGTCGGGCCGGAAGGCGCGCATCCAGGCGAAGCTCGTCCCGAGCGGCAAGGAAGGCGCGTGCGAGGGCGAGGGCCACGAGGGCATGGCCGCGATGGAAGCGAAGGAAGGCAAGAAGGGCTGCCGCGCCGAAGCGGAGGAGCAGCTCGGCCGCCCCCTCGCGAAGCTCGAGCTCGTCGCCGACGGCGTCGAGCTCCTGTAGCGCCGACGAAGCTCGCCGAGCCGATGGGGAAGCTCGCGCCGACGCACGCCGGGCGTGTCTATGCCGACGAGAGGCTCCTCGTCTCGCTCTTCTTCGAGGCGCCGCACGCCGAGGTCGCCGGCGGCGTCCTCGCCGTCCTCGATCGGATGCTCGAGCGCGCCGGCATGACGTGGATCGGCGGCAAGCGGATCAAGGCCGAAGGTGCGGGCACCGCGCTCTACGCTCCGTTCAGCGAGGCGCTCGCGAAGCGCGTGCGCGGAAGGCTCGAGCGGCCGGACGCTCATCCCGACGAGTGGTTCGTCGTCCGCGACGAGGCGGACGAGTCGACGCTCCCGCGCCACCGCCTCCGCTACGACGCTCGAACCGGGAGCTCGCCCCAAGCGACCGGAAGGCTCGAGCTGTGGCTCCCGCCCGAGCCGTTCTCGAGCGGCGACGAGCAGGCGTCGACGTGGCTCGTCGATCTGCTCGCGCGCGTCGCGTTCACCAGCGGCACGGTCTCGATCGGCCTCGTGTCCGAAGGGGTCCCCGATCCGGTCGGCTTCAACCGCGCCGTCGTCGAGCGGACGTCCGCCCATCCCGGCCTCGATCTCGTCGACCCCACCGTGGGCGCGCGCCTCGGCACGTGCCACCGCGGGATCGGCTGGTTGACGCTGCTCTCCCCCGCCGTGCTCGCTCGGCTCGGCGTCGCTCGCGGCGACGAGCTCGAGCTCCCGCGCGGCGTCTCGTGGCTCCCGTTCGACGGCGGCCGCGGCGCCGTCCGCGCGGGGAAGACGCCGTCGCTCGACGACGATCCGAAGATGCGCGCGCTCGCGCTCGCGCTGTGGCCCGCGCAACACGTCCACCAGGGATGTCCGATCGGCCTCTACGAAGCGGACGGCATCCTCTGGCAGCTTCGTTGGTTGCTTCCACCTCGCCCGCGACGCTGACCGCTTGGGCAACGCGAGTGCCTGGCGAGTCACCCGCGCGGGATCACACCGGTCAAGACTGTGACCGACAAACCTGCGCGTTGCGGGCAATTTCGGACGTCGGCGCGATCGACGATCCCGAGCACGCCGACGTCTTCTCGTCCCGCGGCATCTTCGTCTGCGGTCGCGTCACGCCGGGCGACGTCGACACGTTCGACGTCACGATGGAGCCGCCGTTCTATGGCTGGCGCGCGGGCTTCGACGTCACGCCGTCGAAGGGTGGGCTGGTCGTCGAGGTCCTGATCGAGGACGACCTGCCGCCGGACGGGAACGATCCGCCCGTCCAGATCGAGAAGAAGACGACGCTCCGCGGTGACGATCTATGCGTACTTCGCGGCGAAGGTCGCGATCGCGGCGTCGGCGTAGTCGCGGTCGGGCGCGAGGTGCGCGGCGATCGACGGCAAGAGCGTGCGCTCGTGGCTCAGGCCGGCGACGAGCGCGACCTCGGTCGCGAGGGCGAAGCACTTGTTCTTGCCGGCCGTCATCGCGGCGAGGGTCACGAGCGCGGCGTCGGGGCTCGCCTCGATCTTCGTGCGCGCGGCGGCGAAGAGCGCGCCGACGTCGTGCGCGCGGAGGTCGGGCACCGTGCGCGCGAGCGCGGAGAGCACCGCCGTCTCTTGCGCGTCGATCTTCCCGTCCGCGCTCGCGACGAGGAGCATCGCGAGCGCGAGGCGCGCCGCGAGCGCGTCGTCCTTCGCGTCCTCGTACTTCGCCGTCACCGTGCGGACGACCTGCGCGAGGAACAGCTGGTCGTCGTCGAGGAAGAGCGCCTTCGCGAGCGCGCTCACCGCCTGGACGTTGGGGTCGGACGGCTCGCCGCCGAGCTTGCCGTCGCGCGCGCTCGCGATCACCTCCGCCGCGAGGACGAAGGCCTTTCGCCGGAGCGGCAGCTGCGCGAGCTCGCCGAGCGCGTCGATCCCCTTCACCTCGCTCGGCACCGCCGCCATCAGCGCGCGCGCGTCGAACGACGCGAGCTCCTGCACCGTCGCGAAGTGCGCCTCGAGCTG encodes:
- a CDS encoding 50S ribosomal protein L11 methyltransferase → MVEADATTLILHPFEQSTWSIARILCPTSDVTALLQALSPGGVSYYPDQPEDGRARSLLLLDRHFPGWMDVVRRFASDPASLHIVPHESYDFSWRLPSEPMPIGANLRIASRSCEARGPDLIRVDPGLAFGNFRHPTTSMCAAAVMEVARPGSSLLDVGCGTGILFLIASRLGVKRLAATDIAPYARYVAARNAALNDVQIAITHDLPDARFDVVVANVWSRAFHALGAPICARLADGGTAIVSGFGSHEADAVAACFPELRFEKREQSSWCALVGVRA
- a CDS encoding DUF4920 domain-containing protein, whose protein sequence is MHRALVLVALGLVACKTGPAPEPKPEPAPTSKTETKSAPAPTEGVLRLGAAIEGNTQSVALADVAKKPDAYTNKTFTTTGTVTAVCQHMGCWMEIKDDASQAHIKMAGHSFFVPKTASGRKARIQAKLVPSGKEGACEGEGHEGMAAMEAKEGKKGCRAEAEEQLGRPLAKLELVADGVELL
- a CDS encoding DUF3396 domain-containing protein, whose amino-acid sequence is MGKLAPTHAGRVYADERLLVSLFFEAPHAEVAGGVLAVLDRMLERAGMTWIGGKRIKAEGAGTALYAPFSEALAKRVRGRLERPDAHPDEWFVVRDEADESTLPRHRLRYDARTGSSPQATGRLELWLPPEPFSSGDEQASTWLVDLLARVAFTSGTVSIGLVSEGVPDPVGFNRAVVERTSAHPGLDLVDPTVGARLGTCHRGIGWLTLLSPAVLARLGVARGDELELPRGVSWLPFDGGRGAVRAGKTPSLDDDPKMRALALALWPAQHVHQGCPIGLYEADGILWQLRWLLPPRPRR